One stretch of Streptomyces sp. NBC_01363 DNA includes these proteins:
- a CDS encoding branched-chain amino acid ABC transporter substrate-binding protein: protein MLILTTVLTTGALTLTACGSRDDNKKSSDSGGTQTVVIGVDAPITGDLSALGLGIKNSADLAAQTANKEKTVPGIKFEVKPLDDQAQPSVGQQNAQKFIDDDTVVGVVGPLNSGVSQSMQKPLNDANLTQVSPANTGTELTQGENWKTGDKKRPFKTYFRTATTDQIQGAFAAKYLFNNAKIKQVYLIDDQKPYGAGLAASFKNTFSTLGGKIVGSDHVNPDDRDFNAVVTKVKKSGAKAVYYGGEYPAGAPLSQQLKDSVQIPLMGGDGMYSADFIKLNKKAQGDIATSVGKPVEELDSAKKFIADYKTAGYKDAYEAYGGGTYDATWSIIEAVKIAVADNGGKLPSGDDARTKVLAAMAKVKFDGVTGPVSFDEYGDTTNTMMTAYQVDGGKWTSKLSEAYKP, encoded by the coding sequence TTGCTCATACTCACCACCGTGCTCACGACCGGAGCACTGACCCTCACCGCCTGCGGGTCGCGCGACGACAACAAGAAGAGCAGCGACAGCGGCGGCACCCAGACCGTCGTCATCGGCGTCGACGCGCCCATCACCGGCGACCTGTCCGCTCTCGGCCTCGGCATCAAGAACTCCGCCGACCTCGCCGCCCAGACGGCCAACAAGGAAAAGACCGTCCCCGGCATCAAATTCGAGGTCAAGCCGCTCGACGACCAGGCACAGCCCTCCGTCGGCCAGCAGAACGCCCAGAAGTTCATCGACGACGACACCGTCGTCGGCGTCGTCGGCCCCCTGAACTCCGGCGTCTCCCAGTCGATGCAGAAGCCGCTCAACGACGCCAACCTCACCCAGGTCTCCCCCGCCAACACCGGCACCGAGCTCACCCAGGGCGAGAACTGGAAGACCGGCGACAAGAAGCGCCCCTTCAAGACCTACTTCCGCACCGCCACCACGGACCAGATCCAGGGCGCCTTCGCAGCGAAGTACCTCTTCAACAACGCGAAGATCAAGCAGGTCTACCTCATCGACGACCAGAAGCCCTACGGCGCCGGTCTCGCCGCATCCTTCAAGAACACCTTCAGCACCCTCGGCGGCAAGATCGTCGGCTCCGACCACGTCAACCCCGACGACCGCGACTTCAACGCCGTCGTCACCAAGGTCAAGAAGTCCGGCGCCAAGGCCGTCTACTACGGCGGCGAATACCCCGCCGGCGCACCCCTGAGCCAGCAGCTCAAGGACAGCGTCCAGATCCCCCTCATGGGCGGCGACGGCATGTACAGCGCCGACTTCATCAAGCTCAACAAGAAGGCCCAGGGCGACATCGCCACCTCCGTCGGCAAGCCCGTCGAAGAACTCGACTCCGCCAAGAAGTTCATCGCCGACTACAAGACCGCCGGATACAAGGACGCCTACGAGGCCTACGGCGGCGGCACCTACGACGCCACCTGGTCGATCATCGAAGCCGTCAAGATCGCCGTCGCCGACAACGGCGGCAAGCTCCCCAGCGGCGACGACGCCCGCACCAAGGTCCTCGCAGCCATGGCCAAGGTCAAGTTCGACGGCGTCACCGGCCCCGTCTCCTTCGACGAATACGGCGACACCACCAACACCATGATGACCGCCTACCAGGTGGACGGCGGCAAGTGGACCTCCAAGCTCAGCGAGGCCTACAAGCCGTAA
- a CDS encoding PaaI family thioesterase — protein sequence MGEHTAPKFPQEIIDEYAALGVDLPALFSAGHLGERMGVTVVEASADRVVGTMPVEGNTQPYGLLHGGASAVLAETLGSIGSMLHGGATKLAVGVDLNCTHHRGVRSGLVTGVATPVHRGRSTATYEIAITDEQDKRVCTARLTCMLRDAPRPDAA from the coding sequence ATGGGCGAGCACACCGCACCCAAGTTCCCCCAGGAGATCATCGACGAATACGCCGCACTCGGCGTCGACCTGCCCGCCCTCTTCTCCGCCGGCCACCTCGGCGAACGCATGGGCGTCACCGTCGTCGAAGCCTCCGCGGACCGCGTCGTCGGCACCATGCCCGTCGAGGGCAACACCCAGCCCTACGGACTGCTCCACGGCGGCGCCTCCGCCGTACTCGCCGAAACCCTCGGCTCCATCGGCTCCATGCTCCACGGCGGCGCCACCAAACTCGCCGTCGGCGTCGACCTGAACTGCACCCACCACCGCGGCGTACGCAGCGGACTCGTCACCGGCGTCGCCACCCCCGTACACCGCGGCCGCTCCACCGCCACGTACGAGATCGCCATCACCGACGAACAGGACAAGCGGGTCTGCACCGCACGCCTCACCTGCATGCTCCGCGACGCCCCCCGGCCCGACGCCGCCTGA
- a CDS encoding IS1380 family transposase, with the protein MESSHAASAVSAAFDDQNLIADAGLVPVMRLAERCGLSRLVSEKVMLTGAANGAGAAADAKVTGIVAGMAAGADSIDDLDMLRHGAMPTVFREVRAPSTLGTFLRAFTHGHALQLHAVHCRFLGALTAHTPLLPGSGEKAFIDVDSTHKRVYGRTKQGAEYGRFKGIRTLHPLLSTICTPTSRPVIATVRMRRGKAADSRGAPKFAAEALATAAEAGCTGLRVLRADSQFYNAGVIAACRRNGAHFSITTGMNPSIKRAIHSIPDTTWQQITYPTAVPDPETGELISDAEVAEIPAYTAFTGRKKSEQVTARLIVRRVRDLAKPPTTGEQGELFPIWRYHPFFTDNPAPTLQAEREHRHHAVVEQVIADSKASALAHLPSAHFHANAAWLTLWAMAYNLLRAAGALPGAFHTKATTATLRAHLVHVPARIARSARRLTLHLPQRWPWQDA; encoded by the coding sequence ATGGAATCTTCCCATGCCGCTTCGGCGGTGTCGGCCGCGTTCGACGATCAGAATCTCATCGCGGATGCCGGGCTGGTCCCGGTGATGCGGCTGGCCGAACGGTGCGGGCTTTCGCGCCTGGTGTCGGAGAAGGTGATGCTGACCGGGGCGGCAAACGGTGCGGGTGCAGCAGCCGACGCCAAGGTCACCGGCATCGTGGCAGGCATGGCCGCAGGAGCCGACAGCATCGATGACCTGGACATGCTGCGCCACGGTGCGATGCCGACCGTGTTCCGAGAGGTCCGTGCCCCGTCCACACTGGGCACGTTCCTCCGCGCGTTCACCCACGGTCACGCCCTCCAACTGCACGCGGTGCATTGCAGGTTCCTCGGCGCGCTGACCGCGCACACCCCGCTGCTGCCCGGCTCGGGCGAGAAGGCGTTCATCGACGTCGACTCCACCCACAAACGGGTCTACGGCCGCACCAAGCAGGGCGCCGAGTACGGCCGGTTCAAGGGCATCCGCACCCTGCACCCCCTGCTCTCCACGATCTGCACCCCTACCTCGCGGCCGGTGATCGCCACCGTGCGGATGCGCCGCGGCAAAGCAGCCGACTCCCGCGGCGCCCCGAAATTCGCCGCCGAGGCCCTGGCCACCGCCGCCGAGGCCGGCTGCACCGGCCTACGCGTCCTGCGCGCGGACTCCCAGTTCTACAACGCCGGGGTCATCGCCGCCTGCCGCCGCAACGGCGCCCACTTCTCGATCACCACGGGCATGAACCCCTCCATCAAGCGGGCCATCCACAGCATCCCCGACACCACGTGGCAGCAGATCACCTACCCCACCGCAGTCCCCGACCCAGAGACCGGAGAACTCATCTCCGACGCCGAAGTCGCCGAGATCCCCGCATACACCGCGTTCACCGGGCGCAAGAAGAGCGAGCAGGTAACGGCCCGGCTGATCGTGCGCCGGGTACGCGACCTGGCCAAACCGCCCACCACCGGCGAGCAGGGCGAGCTGTTCCCCATCTGGCGCTACCACCCGTTCTTCACCGACAACCCCGCCCCAACCCTCCAGGCCGAGCGGGAACACCGCCACCACGCCGTCGTCGAGCAGGTCATCGCCGACAGCAAAGCCTCCGCCCTGGCCCACCTGCCCTCGGCACACTTCCACGCCAACGCCGCCTGGCTGACCCTGTGGGCGATGGCCTACAACCTGCTGCGCGCCGCAGGCGCTCTGCCCGGCGCCTTCCACACCAAGGCCACCACCGCCACCCTGCGTGCCCACCTGGTCCACGTTCCCGCCCGGATCGCCCGCTCCGCCCGGCGCCTCACCCTGCACCTACCGCAGCGATGGCCCTGGCAAGACGCGTAG
- a CDS encoding IS6 family transposase, whose protein sequence is MGDVSPSYKGHRYPVEVISHCVWLYFRFPLSFREVEELMLERGVVVSHETVRRWCAKFGQCYASALRRRQPRPGDKWHLDEVFIKVNGERKYLWRAVDQDGNVLDILVQNRRDTAAARRFFRRLLKTTRTAPRVVVTDKLRSYGAAHREVMPSVEHRSHKGLNNRAENSHQPTRQRERAMKGFRSVGGAQRFLSAFSGISPHFRPRRHLMTAHDYRAEIRNRFAIWDEITGAVGWPTTA, encoded by the coding sequence GTGGGGGACGTGTCGCCGTCGTACAAGGGCCATCGGTACCCGGTCGAGGTGATCTCCCACTGTGTGTGGCTGTACTTCCGGTTTCCGCTGTCCTTCCGTGAGGTGGAGGAGCTGATGCTCGAGCGCGGTGTCGTCGTCTCGCATGAGACGGTCCGCCGCTGGTGTGCCAAGTTCGGGCAGTGCTACGCCAGCGCGCTGCGCCGCCGGCAGCCCCGGCCCGGCGACAAGTGGCATCTGGACGAGGTCTTCATCAAGGTCAACGGTGAGCGGAAGTACCTGTGGCGGGCCGTGGATCAGGATGGCAATGTCCTGGACATCCTCGTGCAGAACCGCCGGGACACTGCCGCGGCCCGGCGGTTCTTCCGCAGACTGCTGAAGACGACCCGCACAGCGCCCCGGGTGGTCGTCACCGACAAGCTGCGCTCCTACGGCGCGGCTCACCGTGAGGTCATGCCCTCGGTGGAGCACCGCTCGCACAAGGGTCTGAACAACCGGGCGGAGAACAGCCACCAGCCAACCAGGCAGCGTGAACGGGCGATGAAGGGCTTCCGCTCCGTAGGTGGGGCCCAACGGTTCCTGTCCGCGTTCAGCGGGATCTCGCCCCACTTCCGACCCCGCCGCCACCTGATGACCGCACACGACTACCGAGCCGAAATCCGCAACCGCTTCGCCATCTGGGACGAGATCACCGGCGCTGTCGGCTGGCCCACCACGGCCTGA
- a CDS encoding DUF6247 family protein, translated as MSAQPEHAPTPPPAPDPGAAAQLLARIRTNHRAEAWAPAFERDWGKALEDSRASYSLTPLHEVVRTWQIRLDTVPAVDAFIDSGMDDSDFVALEDILGPRP; from the coding sequence ATGAGCGCCCAGCCTGAGCACGCCCCCACGCCGCCTCCCGCACCGGACCCCGGTGCGGCTGCGCAGCTCCTCGCACGGATCCGTACCAACCACCGCGCCGAGGCCTGGGCGCCGGCCTTCGAACGGGACTGGGGCAAAGCACTGGAGGACTCGCGCGCCAGCTACAGCCTCACGCCGCTCCACGAGGTCGTCCGCACCTGGCAGATTCGGCTGGACACCGTCCCGGCCGTTGACGCGTTCATCGATTCCGGCATGGACGACAGCGACTTCGTCGCCCTGGAGGACATCCTCGGGCCCCGCCCATGA
- a CDS encoding bifunctional lytic transglycosylase/C40 family peptidase produces the protein MKMLIGAIAAAIAMVLAMTLGLMAIVLIDHDAQATETTDGGGGLQGVPQEFRTWILRASRACDQPELAPALLAAQLYQESGFQLKAESSAGAQGPAQFVPGTWATWGRDDDGNGETSPWDIGDAVMSQGRMMCSLIKHAKSSGYRDDPRRLALAGYNAGWGAVQRFRGVPPITFAREPGQAEGQTYHYVKVIMATMRRFQGPGQLQISGTGDGPTALRKASGRLGIPYSYGGGGPAGPSTGFCDGLNGYLGGRCAATTTVGFDCSSLVQYAYWPRTKLPRTAAAQYGATSDRAVSRSNLKPGDLLFWAHRNGFIYHVAMYAGDGKVLHAPRTGRHVEIAQLSSAMPEADYRGATRP, from the coding sequence ATGAAGATGCTGATCGGAGCCATCGCCGCAGCCATAGCCATGGTCCTGGCAATGACCCTCGGACTGATGGCCATCGTGCTCATCGACCACGACGCCCAGGCCACCGAAACAACCGACGGAGGAGGCGGCCTCCAAGGAGTACCCCAGGAATTCCGCACCTGGATCCTGCGAGCCTCCCGAGCATGCGACCAGCCCGAGCTGGCCCCCGCACTGCTGGCCGCCCAGCTCTACCAGGAATCAGGGTTCCAGCTGAAGGCGGAATCCTCGGCCGGAGCGCAAGGCCCCGCCCAGTTCGTGCCCGGCACCTGGGCCACCTGGGGGCGGGACGACGACGGCAACGGAGAGACCAGCCCGTGGGACATAGGTGACGCCGTCATGTCACAAGGACGCATGATGTGTTCCCTGATCAAACATGCCAAGAGCTCCGGCTACCGCGACGACCCACGACGGCTCGCACTGGCCGGATACAACGCCGGATGGGGAGCAGTCCAGCGCTTCCGCGGCGTCCCCCCGATCACGTTCGCCCGCGAACCCGGCCAGGCCGAAGGCCAGACCTACCACTACGTGAAAGTCATCATGGCCACCATGCGCCGGTTCCAGGGACCCGGCCAGCTCCAGATCTCCGGAACCGGAGACGGCCCGACAGCACTGCGCAAGGCATCCGGCCGACTGGGCATCCCCTACTCCTACGGCGGAGGCGGACCCGCCGGACCCTCAACCGGCTTCTGCGACGGCCTCAACGGCTACCTCGGCGGCCGATGCGCCGCCACCACCACCGTCGGCTTCGATTGCAGCTCGCTGGTCCAGTACGCCTACTGGCCCCGCACGAAACTGCCGCGCACCGCCGCCGCCCAGTACGGAGCCACCTCCGACCGGGCCGTCTCCCGCAGCAACCTCAAGCCCGGCGACCTGCTCTTCTGGGCCCACCGGAACGGCTTCATCTACCACGTCGCGATGTACGCCGGAGACGGGAAGGTCCTGCACGCACCACGCACCGGCCGCCACGTCGAGATCGCCCAACTCTCCTCGGCCATGCCCGAAGCCGACTACCGGGGCGCCACCCGCCCCTGA
- a CDS encoding SCO6880 family protein — MSSHEVPKALMASGFRVRRSYGFGGLSKGATLMGVSVLVGEGLVGTQQPMTLLVTLPVTGAVLALAAARRHGMSALSYYWAKVAWKRATRSEATLFRRVLLPHPYALDLPGVGASSTLIKAHDPHSGRPVGVVHDRATGQMTVSTLLAPGGSLMAPTGTVQGNLRTWSSVLDAMSTDDQIKGASVTIQITPGAGEALGDDVEARKDPSAPRLAKNLIDELVRTTPRATASVAPWMSVTVDPSESANPPTDLAEQVAEALKVVHGIDLSGTGTDIQRRATDVDLRRLVRSAYDPAAFNARNEDFAELSWGECGPQAADDGWEEYAHDGAVSLSWVLREMPRRPIPYSVLLPLLAPGRFQRRITLAYRVLDPHEGEAVLEREIDNAHNRARVTAEVKGRAKWSQKADAQRAEQAAAQAAGGAQVADWTLMVTVTARGTAELPAARQEMDRAFKAMRGIRMRPAYGAQAAVFAASLPLGYNPLVK, encoded by the coding sequence ATGAGCTCGCACGAAGTGCCCAAGGCCCTGATGGCCAGCGGGTTCAGGGTCCGGCGCAGCTACGGGTTCGGAGGGCTGTCCAAGGGGGCGACCCTGATGGGGGTTTCCGTCCTGGTCGGCGAGGGCCTGGTGGGCACGCAGCAGCCGATGACGCTTCTGGTGACGCTGCCGGTGACCGGTGCGGTCCTCGCGCTGGCTGCCGCGCGGCGGCACGGGATGTCCGCCCTGTCGTACTACTGGGCAAAGGTCGCCTGGAAGCGGGCCACTCGCAGCGAGGCGACTCTGTTCCGCCGGGTGCTGCTGCCCCACCCGTACGCGCTCGACCTGCCCGGGGTCGGGGCGTCCTCCACCCTGATCAAGGCGCATGACCCGCACTCCGGGCGCCCCGTAGGCGTGGTGCACGACCGGGCCACCGGCCAGATGACGGTCAGTACCCTGCTGGCCCCCGGCGGCAGCCTGATGGCCCCGACCGGCACCGTGCAGGGCAACCTGCGGACCTGGTCGTCGGTGCTCGACGCGATGAGTACCGACGACCAGATCAAGGGCGCGAGCGTGACCATCCAGATCACCCCGGGCGCTGGCGAAGCGCTCGGCGACGACGTGGAGGCCCGCAAGGACCCGAGCGCGCCCCGGCTGGCAAAGAACCTCATCGACGAGCTGGTTCGCACCACCCCCCGCGCAACGGCCAGCGTGGCGCCGTGGATGTCCGTCACCGTCGACCCCTCCGAGTCCGCGAACCCTCCCACCGACCTCGCCGAACAGGTCGCAGAGGCACTGAAGGTCGTCCACGGGATCGACCTGTCCGGCACCGGCACCGACATCCAGCGCCGCGCCACCGACGTCGACCTGCGCCGCCTGGTGCGCAGTGCGTACGACCCGGCCGCGTTCAATGCACGCAACGAAGACTTCGCCGAGCTGTCCTGGGGTGAATGCGGGCCGCAGGCCGCCGACGACGGGTGGGAGGAATACGCCCACGACGGGGCGGTGTCACTGTCGTGGGTACTGCGGGAGATGCCCAGGCGCCCGATCCCCTACAGCGTGCTCCTGCCCCTGCTGGCCCCGGGCCGGTTCCAGCGGCGTATCACGCTCGCCTACCGGGTGCTCGACCCGCACGAGGGCGAGGCCGTCCTGGAGCGAGAGATCGACAACGCGCACAACCGGGCGCGGGTGACCGCAGAGGTCAAGGGCCGCGCGAAATGGTCACAGAAGGCGGACGCACAGCGGGCCGAGCAGGCCGCCGCGCAGGCCGCCGGAGGGGCTCAGGTCGCCGACTGGACGCTCATGGTGACCGTCACCGCCCGCGGCACGGCCGAACTGCCTGCCGCGCGCCAGGAGATGGACCGCGCGTTCAAGGCGATGCGCGGTATCCGGATGCGTCCCGCCTACGGGGCACAAGCCGCGGTGTTCGCGGCGTCCCTCCCGCTCGGCTACAACCCGCTCGTGAAGTAG
- a CDS encoding ATP-binding protein → MSTPRRVTRAGEQPVTRQEREEAKKLRNRFAPRLGWGGRFGGRAPVEDTGTVYTGPTTQAGSIYPFLLGAGLPPHGVPVGRDVLTGELVCIDPSGWVGKLTTNLGVWVMSQPGAGKSALVKRVCLVYAAYGHMVCIPGDVKGEYSTLVAELGGSVVRIGDGVGRINPLDSGPLKGRVQGLPASRRNALLDILNGRRLETLVALLSTKHGLGRTPDEIERSALDTAVQVAAAAQDPATDPVVADVVQALRAAPEELRAKLAASGERYQDLTRSVIAGLDNLIGGPLKGLFDGQTTTPLALDAPAVSVDISALRARGNDVLSAGMIATWAYTYNSIDSARSIGLLDRKLVLPMDEMWRALRSGPGLVDAMDAISRLNRTTGDVTIYVTHSLLDTEALPTETDRAKARGLMDRCDTWVIGASSAEELMRVTGKRSLTEQERMMIASWSSATSTGLDIDGTASRGDGAGLDEDGVRHPGRGKYLIKIGTRPGIAAALELTATERRLYHTDSNRRRATTTGGGGR, encoded by the coding sequence GTGAGCACGCCGAGACGCGTCACGAGGGCGGGCGAGCAGCCCGTGACCCGTCAGGAGCGGGAAGAAGCGAAGAAGCTCCGCAACCGGTTCGCCCCCCGCCTCGGGTGGGGCGGCCGGTTCGGGGGGCGTGCGCCGGTGGAAGACACCGGCACCGTCTACACGGGCCCGACCACACAGGCCGGCAGCATCTACCCATTCCTGCTCGGGGCGGGGCTGCCGCCGCACGGCGTGCCCGTCGGGCGGGACGTGCTCACGGGGGAACTCGTGTGCATAGACCCGTCCGGATGGGTCGGAAAACTGACCACCAACCTGGGCGTGTGGGTGATGTCCCAGCCCGGCGCGGGCAAGAGCGCCCTGGTCAAGCGGGTGTGCCTGGTCTACGCCGCGTACGGGCACATGGTGTGCATCCCCGGCGACGTCAAGGGCGAGTACAGCACCCTGGTCGCCGAGCTGGGCGGGTCCGTGGTCCGGATCGGCGACGGCGTCGGCCGCATCAACCCCCTGGACTCCGGCCCCCTCAAGGGGCGGGTCCAGGGCCTGCCCGCCAGCCGCCGCAACGCACTGCTCGACATCCTCAACGGCCGCCGCCTGGAGACGCTGGTGGCCCTGCTGTCGACCAAGCACGGGCTCGGCCGGACCCCGGACGAGATCGAACGGTCGGCCCTGGACACCGCCGTCCAGGTCGCCGCCGCAGCCCAGGACCCGGCCACCGACCCGGTCGTTGCGGATGTCGTGCAGGCACTGCGGGCAGCACCGGAGGAACTGCGGGCTAAACTCGCCGCCAGCGGCGAGCGCTACCAGGACCTGACGCGCTCGGTCATCGCCGGGCTCGACAACCTCATCGGCGGCCCCCTGAAGGGACTCTTCGACGGCCAGACCACCACCCCGCTCGCCCTCGATGCCCCCGCCGTCTCCGTCGACATCTCCGCCCTGCGCGCACGCGGCAACGACGTGCTGTCCGCTGGGATGATCGCGACGTGGGCCTACACCTACAACAGCATCGACAGCGCCCGGTCCATCGGACTGCTGGACCGCAAGCTCGTACTGCCGATGGACGAGATGTGGCGGGCGCTGCGCAGCGGCCCCGGCCTGGTCGACGCGATGGATGCGATCTCCCGCCTCAACCGGACCACCGGCGACGTCACGATCTACGTGACGCACTCCCTGCTCGACACCGAGGCCCTGCCCACCGAGACCGACCGGGCCAAGGCCCGCGGTCTGATGGACCGCTGCGACACGTGGGTCATCGGAGCCTCCTCCGCGGAGGAGCTGATGAGAGTGACCGGCAAGCGCTCCCTGACCGAGCAGGAGCGCATGATGATCGCCTCGTGGTCATCGGCCACATCTACCGGGCTCGACATCGACGGCACGGCAAGCCGCGGGGACGGTGCCGGTCTGGACGAGGACGGGGTCCGCCATCCGGGCCGCGGGAAATACCTGATCAAGATCGGAACGCGCCCGGGGATCGCGGCCGCGCTGGAACTCACCGCGACCGAACGGCGCCTGTACCACACGGACAGCAACCGCCGCAGGGCGACGACCACTGGGGGTGGCGGCCGATGA
- a CDS encoding type IV secretory system conjugative DNA transfer family protein, whose product MMTENDRAWAAGGILLGGAVTLSVSTWAGAAAGALVTGEDPAPFPLSLVGAYQMATQWATQWPHSQTASTIGAALFDVAVVVFMVWGLRLTFRWFRNPSSLATLYQMRELTPKQAACTATRLRSSLKDTKSTEIKARDRGVLLGDHMPSGVELRGSDEDTYVAIMAPRAGKSTSLAIPVAEEAPAALLMTSNKADVYAATLASRSRVGQPWILDTQGVAQVERQMWWDMIAQAETLEGAERLASHFVTQITNEQADPFWSQAANDLLVGLFRAAWWEGGTVRDVMKWLADPKEKAPLKVLYRNEPVLAEQVDSGINIAEETQSGIFQNARTAVSALRDEKVLAWVTPDKNHPRFDPEHFATSKDTLYLLSKKGGPASAVVAALADAVFTAGAEAGERNGGRLPEPMRAVLDEAANICRIADLPDLYSHLGSRGITPFVILQSYRQGVKAWGEVGMDAMWSAATKKVIGVGLDDAKFAQDVSTLTGAHYVERGSYSKGKEGYSRSYSEQREQVLDPAEIRAMKKGTALLLATGMPVAQIGLRPWYAEKLMAHIGPQMKAEEYAITKRAVAAYEERQAARRDR is encoded by the coding sequence ATGATGACGGAGAACGACCGGGCATGGGCGGCCGGAGGCATCCTCCTGGGGGGTGCCGTCACACTGTCCGTCTCGACGTGGGCCGGGGCGGCAGCCGGCGCGCTGGTCACCGGGGAGGACCCCGCCCCCTTCCCCCTGTCCCTGGTGGGCGCCTACCAGATGGCCACCCAGTGGGCGACGCAGTGGCCTCACTCCCAGACCGCGTCCACGATCGGCGCCGCACTGTTCGATGTCGCCGTCGTCGTCTTCATGGTGTGGGGGCTGCGCCTGACGTTCAGGTGGTTCCGCAACCCTTCCAGTCTGGCGACGCTGTACCAGATGAGGGAGCTGACACCGAAGCAGGCAGCCTGCACCGCGACCCGTCTGCGGTCCTCCCTGAAGGACACCAAGTCCACGGAGATCAAGGCCCGTGACCGGGGTGTGCTCCTAGGCGACCACATGCCGTCCGGCGTGGAACTGCGCGGGAGCGACGAGGACACCTACGTCGCCATCATGGCGCCCCGCGCGGGCAAGTCGACCAGCCTCGCGATCCCCGTGGCCGAGGAAGCCCCGGCGGCCCTGCTGATGACCTCCAACAAGGCCGACGTCTACGCCGCGACCCTCGCTTCCCGTTCGCGGGTCGGCCAGCCCTGGATCCTCGACACCCAGGGCGTGGCCCAGGTCGAGCGCCAGATGTGGTGGGACATGATCGCCCAGGCAGAGACGCTGGAGGGCGCCGAACGTCTCGCCTCCCACTTCGTCACGCAGATCACCAACGAGCAGGCCGACCCATTCTGGTCCCAGGCCGCGAATGACCTCCTCGTGGGCCTGTTCCGGGCCGCGTGGTGGGAGGGCGGCACCGTCCGCGACGTCATGAAGTGGCTGGCAGACCCGAAGGAAAAGGCACCGCTGAAGGTGCTCTACCGGAACGAGCCCGTGCTCGCCGAGCAGGTCGATTCGGGCATCAATATCGCCGAGGAGACGCAGAGCGGAATCTTTCAAAATGCGAGGACCGCCGTCAGTGCGCTGCGCGACGAGAAGGTCCTGGCATGGGTCACGCCGGACAAGAACCACCCCCGCTTCGACCCCGAGCACTTCGCCACCAGCAAGGACACCCTCTACCTCCTGAGCAAGAAGGGCGGCCCGGCGTCGGCGGTCGTGGCCGCGCTCGCCGACGCCGTGTTCACGGCCGGCGCGGAGGCGGGCGAACGCAACGGCGGGCGCCTGCCCGAGCCAATGCGCGCGGTCCTGGACGAGGCGGCGAACATCTGCCGGATCGCGGACCTCCCCGACCTCTACAGCCACCTCGGCAGCCGGGGCATCACCCCGTTCGTGATCCTCCAGTCCTACCGCCAGGGCGTGAAGGCGTGGGGCGAGGTCGGCATGGACGCAATGTGGAGCGCGGCCACGAAGAAGGTGATCGGCGTCGGTCTGGACGACGCAAAGTTCGCCCAGGACGTGAGCACGCTGACCGGTGCGCACTACGTCGAGCGCGGCTCGTACTCCAAGGGCAAGGAGGGGTACAGCCGCAGCTACTCCGAGCAGCGCGAGCAGGTGCTCGACCCCGCCGAGATCCGCGCCATGAAGAAGGGCACGGCGCTGCTGCTGGCCACCGGCATGCCCGTCGCGCAGATCGGATTGCGGCCCTGGTACGCGGAGAAGCTGATGGCGCACATCGGCCCGCAGATGAAGGCGGAGGAGTACGCCATCACCAAGCGTGCTGTTGCCGCGTACGAGGAGAGGCAGGCGGCCCGCCGTGACCGATGA
- a CDS encoding DUF4913 domain-containing protein → MTDEPEKAPAQHVPVGMFEDIEDLEAQLAASTAQVKTLTGDSQAGTGEASADDEAEAEGETAGEGDGEEAGQCPPFILLLDSPEYDDELRALIEWVEGVLVPGYLAEPSADARWCHLWFEHPVAVARLHAAWLAWQELTDPVSCGYTGPSVWHRDHLDPCLRELRGSSGPFAGCTKGEHQVGHRLPGIVPSAWNLAED, encoded by the coding sequence GTGACCGATGAACCGGAAAAGGCGCCGGCGCAGCACGTGCCGGTCGGCATGTTCGAGGACATCGAAGACCTTGAGGCCCAGCTCGCGGCCTCGACCGCCCAGGTCAAGACGCTGACCGGGGACAGCCAAGCCGGTACGGGCGAGGCCTCGGCCGACGACGAGGCAGAGGCCGAAGGGGAAACCGCCGGCGAGGGGGACGGAGAGGAGGCAGGGCAGTGCCCGCCCTTCATTCTGCTGCTCGACTCCCCGGAGTACGACGACGAGCTGCGCGCCCTGATCGAGTGGGTCGAGGGCGTCCTGGTGCCCGGGTACCTGGCAGAACCGAGCGCCGACGCCCGGTGGTGCCACCTCTGGTTCGAGCACCCCGTCGCCGTCGCCCGCCTGCACGCGGCCTGGCTGGCCTGGCAGGAGCTGACCGACCCGGTGTCCTGCGGCTACACCGGCCCCTCGGTATGGCACAGGGACCACCTCGACCCCTGCCTGCGGGAACTGCGCGGCTCCAGCGGCCCCTTCGCGGGCTGTACCAAGGGCGAGCACCAGGTTGGTCACCGTCTGCCCGGCATCGTGCCCAGCGCCTGGAACCTCGCCGAGGACTGA